The Juglans regia cultivar Chandler chromosome 11, Walnut 2.0, whole genome shotgun sequence genome contains the following window.
TGATTCATAGCTGGCCAGCTACAACCAACCtggcaatttttattttattttaaattagagcATCCAAAGAGGAGCATAAAAAGGAAGCCTAGACAATTGTATATTGGATTTTGGGAATTAATACAAGTGTCCTTTAGTTGTTGATTTGAGCCTATAAAACATGTTGTTAATGCTGTTTCagtgtacaatttttttattaataagttgtGCGACTCTTTTATTCAGAACAGATTGCGAATTAAGGAGGTGATGAAATAAGAGGCCACAAGCATAGAAATGAATAGCGGTGTAACTTTTCAGAAAACGAATTTCATGCTTACCATGATTATTGTGTATAAAATCGTCACTCAAACACAAGTCAGACATATCAAGTAGCAATGGTTCATCTACCTCCTGCAATTTTATGAGACAAGGTGAGATAGGTACAAAATATCGACCATCACTGGTTTTGGCAGCATAGGagggaatgaaaaaaaaaaataccttgaACACAGCAGCAGCACAAGGACCACGAACGGTAGACAAGTGCATAAATTCAGCAAAAGTTTTCCAAGTTAGGTGATTTAAAACCCGCAACATCTGGTCGTAACTACCCACTGCTAGAAATTGGCCACAAGGAGACCATGAAACACTTTTTACACCCAGTCCACTTTCGTATGCTTGATACTTAAATAGGCATCTCCCATCTGGAGAGTAAATTAGAACCTGtatcaaacaaaaccaaccatAAGCTATTGACATTTCAGCAAGAATAGTTGCAAATAAAAACGGCAAAATAAACAAACATCTTAATGCATTAATTAGCCATAAAATAGGAGATAATTGAGTATTGGTAGCATAGATGCACTACCAGTCACCTATGCGACAAGTTTTATTTGCTAAATAGTTGCAAAAAGATGTTCAAAGTTTTAACAATTTAGTAGCCTGGCATTtgtatttaaaatgaataactACATCCAACCAATATCAATCAGTATATTCAAACTTTAGTTACAGAACCCATAGAATATAAAGTGCGAAAAAAGTGGTCgctatacattaaaaaaaaaaaaacaattaaaaagacAGTAGATTACCTTATATCAATCAATATCAATCATTACCTTATATTCAAGAGGTGAATCCCAGATAACTACAGCACTATCATCTGGTGACCATTCAATATCAGCCAAGTCCAACGTGTCAACAGCAAAAACACCCATTATCTCCCATGAATTACAAGACAGCAGATTCACATAGTCCTTGCAATCACGTCGTGTGCAAATTGCTGCAAATTTACCATCTTGGGTAAAAGAAACACCCTTGGAAGCATGCTTTGGCCATTGCACATGCACACATGCTGTGTTCACTAGTGACCAAACAGTTAACCGCAATTGAAAATCTGAAGTTGTAAGTATGTGCCGGCTATCTGGGCTCCACCTGGCATAAGCAATACCAGCAGGGCCGTCATCTATCTTGCATGTCCATTCAGGTTGGGTCAATGACCATGCCTGTATCATTGGTCTTTTATAGAGACCACAAAGAATGTATTCAGAATCAAGAGCCCATTCAATATAGCTTATCTTGTCCAAGCATGAAAACAACTGCACAACCTGCATTTGAAATTATAAGATAGATTCATCTCCTAGATACAATCCAAATTTCATTTAGATGCTCAATCAACAAGTCAGGGGAATTCTTGATTGCAATGAACAAGTTCGTAGAAAGCAAAGATTCAGGAACAGTTCTGAGCATTTactattaatattcataatcacTCTCAGGGGGCTTATTTTACTACCACTACAGATTTGTTACACAATGAATTAACTAGTCACTCAGAGTGATGAAagacttttttttcccttaatcaTTACCATTCTCTGCAATGCCTATGACAAAACTAAGTGTGCTCCGAAAAACGCATGTGATGATTTGACAATCCAATTAGATAGTTCCAAAAGAGAACCTTTTGTCATGTGCAAATAAGAGACAGAAACTAGACTGAATTCCTTAATGTGTACAAATGAGATACTGAATCAAAGTAGTCTGCTCTTGGTAAGTCTGATGACCTTGGAACTTCCAAACCTTGACCAAGATCactaaaataaatcaattttaattcaCGATTTAATATAATGGTGGTAGTTCTTAAAACCATTGCTACCGTGATCCTCAGAAATTAAAAGCGCTCTCTAAATCAGGGCATCAACAGAAGTACGTTTTAAAGATTAATTACTTTTGTCTTGTGTAGCTCGCCACGTGCAAATTTCAATTCTTCAGAAAACTCCCGTTGCACCTTTTGTTCACTTATGCAGAGTTATCAACTTATAAGACCATCCCATCGTACTAtagaatttgaagttttggaaataCAGACCTAAGAAGTTCACATCCGATGTCCAACTCCTAAACCAGACATCGCTTCTAATGATGTAAGATTGCATACTCAGACCCAAATCAGGTTTTAACTCGCTGCATAATGTCAATGCAATTCGTAAATGGTCATGCAAGTTCAGACATCATGCGATTAAAAACTTCATCAGTTCACACGCACAAACTCCATCCTcttactctctctttctctttttatagAAGGTAAAAATATTATCTGGCTAAGCCAAGCAGGGCTCTGAGCTTAAATTAAGCTGTCAAATACCATATTATCCGAGATCCGCagatcaaaaaatgaatttatcatCTAAATTTTCACCTACATTGTCCCAGAAACCAAACAGAAAATCGATTTTCATTCGTCTTGAAGGGATCGATTATATCTGAAGGCAGCAGCCATATAACCactacacaaaacaccaattacatttaaattcagtgaaaaaaatatgcatataaacacaCCTTAAAGGAGAGAGTGTCCCGGATGACGAGGCGATAATCGACGGCGACGGCTATGAAGCGTGCGTTGGGCGAGAAGCAACAGGGCCCCGTCTGCTTGTAAGCTTCGGTGAACTCCATCTTCTATTAAGTCAGAGGATTGTCAAGTTCATAGATCCAATGCCGAGGGCAAGTACACAATGTGTGCGATGAAACCTCTAGTCCATGGTTCAGTTAAACACTGCAACTGGAGTACAGAGCGTTTCAGAGGCGAGTGGTAGATCTGTGCGAGGACCGTATCTCCACTCTAGGATTCGAGTTTCATCATTTTCCTTACTTGGGAGTGTGATTTCAAATTTGAGGGAGATTCTGCGAAAAcagatttatctttttatttttacctttttgcTTTCTGAGTGATCTCATAATTCATAAATCCTTCGTTTGGAttgataataatttataatcttctcatcctattattataatttattttaatttttatataaaatataataaataatttatttttaaaattttaaaattaataataatattaaaaaattaatattttatttaatttatctaaaatcatctcttaatcaaaacaatacaaaagaTTGTTGTATTAAACTTTCAGAGAATTGTAATGATACCAGGTCAAAACAACGTGCCTAATttgacaaaataattattttgaaaaaatagtataaattttataaaaaaattgaatttaatcaataatttgaagcatatagaaaaaaaaaatctaacaaatatttAAGGGTAGTGATAGTTAATTAGAGTATAATAATTGCATGTTTGCAtaaattagatgataaaaacattaattcaaaatataacataatccaacacatatttataacatcaatagttttagcaaagttatttacgataagtttaatacaagcccaacaaaaacattagttcaaaatataacataaaccAACACacatttataatattgatagttttagcaacaaacccaataaaacattagttcaaaatatgagtcatttgatatttttactaTGATGCATAATTTTGTGTCATCTTGTACTGCATCAATAGAGACGACATTAAAATTCTTGTGATGCTGTTGGTTGAGTCGATTAGGGTTTACTAAAAATTCAATCATCCATTCTTTTTGCGAAACTTGTGCCAtaagattttctatatatggCATATATTCAtgcaaagaaaatttttaatagtcttccatgattaataaaaatttaaataacaaatatgctaaaaattgATGTCTTGTAAATTAACACAAATCTTTGAATGCaatgttcttaattaaattgCTATGCATGTTCTTTGAATGCaaggttttattattattatgatcatCTTAATTCTTTTACTTTACTATTGCAAAAGTTGTTGTATATTTTGTGCTAaagtgttttcttatatattttggtttttcaaATTGGGACTTCTATGccacaataatatattacataaattttaattttctaataattttttatattattttgggtctttagtattttatattattttattttattattataaaagttattgtgtattttgtatttaggtgttttcttatatattacttttatttttcagattggGCCTCCTGCGTCAcaatagtatatgatataaatttcaaaattttaataatattttatattattattggctctttaatcttaatttattattattattatcgtttttattatttttattttactattgcaaaaattgttgtgtattttgtattaatgtattttcttcttatatatTATCTTGATTTTCGGATTGGGCCTTCTGTATTGGGAGGTTGTGTGTAGTGTTTGAGtaagttttattattgttgggcTGGGGGTGTGTGTGAAGGGCCCAGCCCGTGTGCCAAAGGGGATCCAAGCCCCTCATTCAAAACGCTGCCGTTTTGTCACAAATAAGGAAAAACCCTATCTTTTTCTCCTTCCCCCCTCCCCCGCGCGCGCCGCACACCTATTTTCCATTTCACTTCCTTCCTCAACTCCCTCgcctcactctctcgtctctgtCTCGCCGTGCCGCCTCATTCTCTCGTCTCTGCCTTGCTCTACCGCCGCTGCCGCGGTACTCTTGCCTGTGTCACTCTCCCATCGTCGCACATAAGCTAGACGCAGCCTACTAGTGCTATCACGCATAGACCCTCGGCTTCACCTCACCCTCACTATCTTCGATTCCCCATGGTAagttgtttttgtgtttttgaaattactttgaaatgtCAAATGTGGTAGATGATACaatgtatttgttttattattttttaatccgaaatttaggatttttgtgattatcTCTATCATGGATTTCATGAATTTCAGTTTGCGAAACATTGCTTCCAAAAGGTTAAATATGCCCTctatttctcattctttttaatttttttttaagtttttggtggtttcaaagttatattttcttgtattaattttttatttttattttgtatgtttttaaatggaTAATTTGATCCATGGTTTGCTCTTGAAGTACACTGACAACAAATTTTGTATGGAAGATTTTGTCTATATAATAGTTCGATTTTTGTTTATGAACAAGATATAACCTTTTGGCTGGATGTTGAATAGTTGGGGaagatatatgttttatttcctgttatttttatcaaatggatAGTGAGTTTTGATGGGTAAAAACGTgagtttttcaacttttttctttttcttttttagtttcaGATTAGCACTTTGGTTTTAATGTGGATTGAGAGTGAAATTtactaatatttgttttatcaaTTGAGTAGAATGGCAAATAGATGCccaatgatatttatttttgctttggaaTGAAAGGAATAGCAGAATGGTTGAGGGTGTGgaactttcatttcataaaatgaaGTTGGTGTTTCTGGGATTGTCACATGTTTGGCTGTTAGTATATCCTCATTTTTTTGGTGAagataatatgtgatatatgcaCACCAtctcttcaaatatatattcataatagaaaaacaaagtaacgatgaaacaaaaaacaataaatttggaGACAtagcaaacaaaagaaaaggaaaaagatatgAACATCTGTTGAGGTTAAAATCTTCAAAGATATAAACATCTGTTGAGGTTtatagcaaaaataaaatagaaaaaacattgCATTGaccttcataaaatattatactaaataaccATGCACTCACAATGATCAAATGCCATAAAGTTTATGCTTTGAAACTCTCTAGCCAAAAACACTTTAGACAATTGGAAAGCAACTGAAAATAAATcgacaataaatattaaaaactagtaaaagaaaaagatggaagAAAATATAAGAGATGATAAGTTAAATACACAAAAAAGATTGAACACCGAACACTACCAAAGATGAACACCTATTATAATCAATTCGGATAAACAAAGATGAATACCGAACACTGTCAAAGATGAACACCTCTAAATACTGCTAAAAATGAACACTTTAATCAATTATTCACATATGATAATTTGCTTGATCCTCAGTTTCGGAATATTAGGTGATTTGGTTTCACTTATGAAAATATTAGGCTGTATAGATGTCAAGTGGCTTGGTTTATCCTctcaaaacatattattttttaaagtgcaATATCCCCTCTCCTCCTAGGCGACCTAtcacatataaaaaacaacaaaaccaacTAAGCCagacatgaaaaaataaaaactcacaaactatatatggaaaaaaaactCCTAAAACCATGcgtgattattttttttgttttcattaatgGAGTCAAGTTTTTTTGTACAGTTTTTTTTATCCACTTAGATGTGTTCTACTTAAAAATTTCTCtgacatgtattttattttacttcataggAAAGTGTAATAACAGGACCATGAACGAGCAGAATAGATGTatggattcaatttttttccagtAATGATGAAGCTTTTTTATACACtgattaaggatattttttttaatagtttttgtgtttttttatatgttttttagattttgaatgatttttttttacaactttttttaatgttttatgtgttttttttttcttctcatgtaGCGGGcaccctttttgttttttacatttttttttcaaaattaaaaaatgtaatagGCATAATTTCCTATACTCATGCACCCAATCTACAGAAGAGAAAATGCATCATATAGAGACCAGCTGCGATAGTGTACTAGAAATCTCAATAATATCACAATCTGACAACCTGGAAAAAAGCATTCAGAGACAGCatagaaaaaacataaaaatgtgtAGACATAACTAGCAAAACATGACTAGCTGCGGTTAGCGCACCAATATCACAATCTGACAActtgtaaaagagaaaaaacatttAGAGACAGTAtacaatgaaaattcatgaaaatggTGTAGACATAACCGGCAAAATATCCCAACACTCAacgaaaaaagtaaaaactgtgtgaaaaagtaataatgaCTAAAGGACAAAAGAATCACTGTTTTGAAGGTTGCTGCAGCAAGTTGACGTTGTTAAAGATTTAGCAGaaagttaacagaaaataataatttccattTGAGCTGTTTCATAGCCACTTATATATTGTCTATACAGCCACTTATATATTGTCTATACTTAAAAGAGCGTataatttactgttcattactgttaatCTATAAAcattaatgaacagtaaagaattttttttcgcATGATTTTGTTGCCGTTTGtcactgtttataaacagtaattatgattttttttttttttttttgtgaatgtcaatgtgcaacgtaataccacaatcgtgtgtgaggaatgagagaggaaaaaaagaaaagtagaaaaaaatattagtttttgagttttaaattccaacccctcatatttaattttcagatttaatctaacagtagaaatttaaatattgatttaaactaacataaaatagataattaaattttaaatattatatcatacacttaaaattaacttcaatttataaaatactaatttctcatcattaaataaaagataaagttttactgaatattaaataaatgatgaaattttgttaaatatttttaaaaaagtataacaatataaataattagagttttaacataatttaaatatgataatatttttaattaactaaaaagaactgttacaactaatgaagaagtaacctaaaaatatacattgaatgtatatttcacttttttatttttcttttcctttttttcatatatttttttaatcatcattaacatttaaaaaaaataaaaaattcacaaaattattaaaaaaatacttcttcaatcactaaataaaaaaaaataaaaaagaaaattaggcaaacgtcccttggacgttgcCTACTGCtagtaatagataaatatatggTACTAGTTTctgattgaattaattaaattatttaatacaaattataaatatgattttctttttattctataCATCCCATGGGAATTAGCCAAATTGGCGTGGAAATGGTTGATACGAAGATTTCCATTAATGGTTGTTTGGATTGTATTGTTAAGGAAATCTAGTGTTCTCTACAATATCTAATTTCTCACgttattattttccattcatttaaataatagagGTCTAAACTGTGAGATTATTGACAACGGCCTGTGACCCTGTGGCACAACATCCACATCTCCAAATTGGAGATTATGAGTTCGACCCCACTCTCCTAAGCTTGATTGATACAAGTATTTGAACATTTgacttaaatacaaaatatagaacattttttatatttttcagaaATATAAGGTACACGTATGACGTACCCTttgattttttccattttaaatgaaaaataattctatttacatctcattttgttatgaaaaaatttaattgtaagtgATTTTGCGTACTAATACAcgcactcattcaatatgattggtcagaaagtagattttattgaaaacaatattaatttgaatttagaatatgaaaacaacaacattaatattcaGATTGGTATGCAAACTTGCTTGTATatagtaaaatttttttgttattattgtgCTTTTCATCGCTTTTGAATTATCTCttacttcaaataaataaacaatttaaaaattgatatgtaAAGTTAAAGGTATGACCCTAAGAAAATCAGTCtaggaacattttttttttctgtattgaCACTCTTGTCCATACAGGTAATTTGCTCAATCATGGAAAAATTTAGGAGAGGAAATACCTCCCATTGTGAGACCAGTGGATTCACGCTACTTTTTACGATAAATGCAATTAGTAAGCTTATTAATTTCACTTTTTGTCATTGCATGACATTGCGTTAAAATGTAAAAGCTATATATTACTTTTTAGAGTATTGGCTGGTCATTATTAAGtctaaatttttattagaatttgagattttgaccatatttaaaatttgtaaagaggttaatctatattaaattagttattttaaaatcaaaatagcaatataatattatatattttaataatttttaaaaaaatttaatatttggtAAATAAacttgtattaatattaaaatttaatattttgtaaatacacttgtatttaatatttaatattttgtattaatattaaaagagagaTATAGTTGgatgagaaaattataaaatattaatttggtcATTCTACAGTGACTCTCCACATAATGAcaataaattaatgtaactcaaagttttacaaatattcatttgaCTAGTCTAATGCAGgaattttaactcaaaaaaactaaaatttggaCTTGGACCTAAGTCACTGTCAATACTCTTATGattctattattcatttaatattaggAGAATGgattatgaaagaaaaatgttaagtgtaattaacaaaatttaaaattattaaatttaaaatttcaatttcaatttcaaaataaaatgataaaatattttacatcataataaaacattaataattaatagttgCAAGGGGAAACAGTAAATTGACACAAACACTGCTTGTTGAGAACTTGAGATGGTACAGTACGTTCAAACACTACTTGTTGCTGTTTGTGACCGAGGTCGATCAACAACCAAGAACTCAATCAtgaatctataaatatattaggtATCGTTTagatacataaatatttttatctcatcttttcttattattataattttttataaatttgtacataaaatataataaataattcaattttttaaaatcttaaaaaaatattttacgatattttatttaattttaaactttcatataaaatcattttatttcatctcactatttaaacggaatttgagaaaataatagttatattcatcatctttacattatatatctatttctattttttatcttttctattttttattttattttaacaagtatagtttttattttattttaacgaGTACATGGTACgagaataatgaatagaataatttaattattttagtactaataaaataaatcaataaaacacAAATCCTGTGCGGTGTAGGTAGCTGAGTACCATTCCTCTCAAGAAAATGCACGTTGACATGCAAATTTCGAATGCTGCCGTTTTTGAAATCAGAAGCCTAGTGCATATGCTCGTACACACTTGCATGTATTCATCCTTTTGTTCCTCATTGGCACGTTTAAGGGTTCATTaggatatttaaaatatttcaatatatttttaaatactagtcaaataatttgagttaaattactttattgaattttaggaaaatattgataaaaaattgaataaaactattataaaattaaaaatttgtatgaatattattttttaaagtaatgctagatataattatgGGTTGTGCAAGTGGCGCGCGCTTATTGAATAATGCTATAcacaacattttcatcttattttgatcatattaagtgGTAGATGACATATTcatcactattagatgataaatgaGTAAGTAATAAACGATCaattaatagtgataaatatgccACATCATATTTAGTGAGATAAAAGTAGGAtgatagtatggtgtatagaattttcaatttcaaaaatgtGTGTGTGACGCTTGCAtattttatgactgtaaatataatttttatattttaaatataaattttattttaaaaattgaaaaaatagtattattttttgtatcttatttaaaaatttaaaaaaattgtaacaagtagtcaatgataaataaaaaagttaaagatttaaaatttatgaataccCACGCGTACATAACACAATACAAAATACCTCTCaatgtttatttttcaaaaatattttaaaaagatttacaCAATTTTCGCCAATcattttcaacataaaataacggaaaatattttttggggcGTAGATTGACGGACTAAAAACATAAACCCTAAGAGGCCGACTGGGCCAAAAACCTGgtaacaaaacaaacaaaaccctGCATTTAAAGAGTTGCTTTTAGGGTTTAAGTCACACACACAACCCGAGCGCGGTTCTTTCTCTCCCCTGCGCCATCGAGGATTTCTCATTTATCCGGCAGCTTCCGAAGGCTCTTCTTCCAGTTTTgtctttgttctttttgttttgcttaAATTTAATGGCTACCTCCATAGCCGCGCAGTTTCAGATAATCAAGTCGTTCAGACAGGGAGAATCGCAGCCGCTTAAGAGGCCTTTCACTCGGCCGTCTATTCTCTTCGATCCCAAGGAAGCTGCCGACATCGATGTTGATACCATACTGGCCACGGCGCTACAAGGTTTGCTCAATTTAGTCGAATTTCCCTCTAGTCTTTCCTGTTTTGCTCTTTGGAAAATATGTTTGTAGAGGATATTAGTAGTTTGTTCCCCTTAACCGGTAACATGTGCTTGGGAAAGGTTGAAGCTATGAAGAATTTTGTATGGAGAAGGTTTTCTTTcgagaaagaaaatggaagtgaaAGTTTTTCATTTGAGTTGGTTGAAAGATTGGGACGCAATGATACAAGATCCAGCTTttgttatatgaaaaaattgcgaaaataaatataggaatttttatgtttgttaGGCTCAGTCGAATCTCCTTCCTTTTGCGGTTTGGGCTCTAATGCGATCGCTTCTTCATATCCTAATTTGCGAACCTGTGCTTCCGAGACCGGTCGATAGAGTTTCCTTCCTTCTAATTCTTTCGATCTTTCCTCTTCCTACGTCCACCTTCTTCTGGAGTTCTCTCCGGCAGCCGGTTATTGGTCTTTTTCTTATCGAAATGGATTGCCCTTTCCTTTAGAGCAAAGTTTGCCTCATCCCGCGGTGTTCGGAGCAATTCCATCTTTATTACAGAACCGGACATGAGAGTTTCTTCTCATCCAGCTCCTTGCGAATGAaacattactaaaataatttgagctaccaaaataaatttacaaattatgtttcattttaATAGCTTTTGGATTATTGCTCATAATTTACTCAGCTGAAGTCAAGAGTACGGACACTTTTTTCCATTTACTGTCCTAGTTTCAGATAGCTATTATTGTGTAtttgttatttgatttttcaGGTTTGGAGGTTCTTATAGGCATAGATGAGCGTTTCAGAAACTACAAGAATGATTTGTTCAGCCATAGAAGCAGAGAATTGGATAGAGAGGTGATGACCATAGAGTTAAACAATCGTATTAATGCTTCAATCAGTTCGTATTTACGGTTATTATCGGGTCATTTTCAACTTCCTTCGTCGCTAAAGACACTTGAGTACTTGATACGCAGATATGTGTGAGCACTTCTTCAACCATTGCTGCCTCATTATATTCGTGCTGTACTGctcatctatttatttatttattttttatgcatgttcTTAATGTGGCATATATTGGATTTGCAGGGTTCATGTTTTCAATTTTGAGGAGTTGATTTTATGTGCTTTGCCATACCATGACACCCATGCATTT
Protein-coding sequences here:
- the LOC108998846 gene encoding WD repeat-containing protein WRAP73 translates to MEFTEAYKQTGPCCFSPNARFIAVAVDYRLVIRDTLSFKVVQLFSCLDKISYIEWALDSEYILCGLYKRPMIQAWSLTQPEWTCKIDDGPAGIAYARWSPDSRHILTTSDFQLRLTVWSLVNTACVHVQWPKHASKGVSFTQDGKFAAICTRRDCKDYVNLLSCNSWEIMGVFAVDTLDLADIEWSPDDSAVVIWDSPLEYKVLIYSPDGRCLFKYQAYESGLGVKSVSWSPCGQFLAVGSYDQMLRVLNHLTWKTFAEFMHLSTVRGPCAAAVFKEVDEPLLLDMSDLCLSDDFIHNNHDNASEGHFRVRYEVMELPITLPFQKPPADKPNPKQGIGLMSWSSDSQYICTRNDSMPTALWIWDICHLELAAILVQKDPIRAAAWDPTCTRLVLCTGSPHLYMWTPSGAYCVNVPLQQYTIADLKWNSDGSCLLLKDKESFCCAAVPALPESSDEYGSDE